The Medicago truncatula cultivar Jemalong A17 chromosome 7, MtrunA17r5.0-ANR, whole genome shotgun sequence genome includes the window GTTTAAGTTTAGCAAACTCAGATTTACCTGGTCCTGGTTCTGATCTAAGTGGTCTTATAACTTCTTTTGATAACAAAGGTTTCACACCCAAAGAAATGGTTGCTTTATCAGGTAACTATAGTTAGTACATTTCTAATCATTTTATATactattattactttattatAAACTTATCCTCCCAAAGTCAATTTCTGGGGCTAATTCGTATGGAGTTTTGCTTTGACTTTAAACGAGCCCCCACAATGAACAATGAGATTGATTCTCTCCAATTAGTCAGTCCTAAGGGTCGATTATTACTTTTACCATACGCTTTGACTCatacttgcaaaacaatattttaggaTCTCACACAATTGGTCAAGCAAGTTGTAGATTCTTCAGAACCAGGATTTACAACGATGACAACATAGATTCATCATTTGCAACATCATTACAAGCAAATTGTCCTACCACAGGTGGTGATGACAATTTGTCACCACTTGACACCACTACTCCAAACACATTTGACAATTCTTATTTCCAGAACTTGCAAAGCCAAAAGGGTCTCTTTTCTTCTGATCAAGCACTTTTCAATGGAGGATCCACAGACTCTGATGTTGATGAATATAGTAGTGACTCTTCAAGTTTTGCAACTGATTTTGCTAATGCAATGGTCAAAATGGGGAATCTTAATCCAATTACTGGGTCTAATGGTCAGATTAGGACCAACTGCAGGGTAATCAATTGAGTTTTGGGGCCTATTGGGAACATATAATGCAAGTTGATTATgggtatttttcatttttaaggtGTGCAATTGTGTAATATTATTGTGGCAAAGTCAAAGTTTCCATAAATGTAAGGTGTGTTTGAATTTTAAATGGATTTATGTCAATGTTTGCAACTGTTTAATTATGATCTTGTTTGCAACTGGCAGAGTCAAATATGTTTGTATATGATATAGTTCTCACATCTCagtaattataaattaaaaaaatggttaatcactttaaaaaatgtgattaatTAGTCGGTTGAGTGGATGATTAATTCAATTACTTCAACTAAATAATTAATCgtaatttcataattttcaacGTGATCTAAATTAAACACATTCTCAATTGAATTAACCATATGATTGCATGTGTTTAACTAGATGTAAGAAAAATTGGATGTCTATCaaatattttggtttattttgtaGTATTGGTGTCATGCTTTACATTCTTTGACACTAGGGCttagaaataaaattattttcctctaattattttcttaaaaatacgTTTATCTTCTTATATTGAATGAGATGTCATTCTACTCTCTTGCCTTGGTCAAGCTCTAAAACTAAAAGTTAATAAACATGTAAAATACAATTTGTAATTATTGATTAACTTGTTAGGTTCCCAATGACTACCATGTTAACGCATTATCAGAATTTGAAGACGGCTTAATAGATAAAGCATTAAATAGCACTGATAAACATAACTGAATATTAAACATATTCCGAACAGATTGAACACGATCCGaccttagctcagttggtagagcgGAGGACTGTAGTTGGTTAACAGACATCCTTAGGTCACTGGTTCGAATCCGGTAGGtcggattttttttatttttccacaaaaacatttttattttaattattatgtctaataaaattataaaattccaCGGtctcttttgtcaaaaatattaaataaataacc containing:
- the LOC11427248 gene encoding cationic peroxidase 1, whose amino-acid sequence is MAKIIIPIILCFVGIVSAQLSTDFYSTTCSDVLSTIKREIDSAVGNEARMGASILRLHFHDCFVQGCDASVLLDDTSSFTGEKTAGANANSLRGFDVIDTIKTELESLCPNTVSCADILSVAARDSVVALGGPSWTVQLGRRDSITASLSLANSDLPGPGSDLSGLITSFDNKGFTPKEMVALSGSHTIGQASCRFFRTRIYNDDNIDSSFATSLQANCPTTGGDDNLSPLDTTTPNTFDNSYFQNLQSQKGLFSSDQALFNGGSTDSDVDEYSSDSSSFATDFANAMVKMGNLNPITGSNGQIRTNCRVIN